Below is a genomic region from Microbacterium esteraromaticum.
CCGCGGTCGCCGCGGTCGCCGCGGTCGCCTGCGACAGGCTCGATAAGCGAAGAGCCCATGCCGAGCACCGGTGCCGTCAGCAGCGCCTGCGCAGTCATACATCCGCCCATCACCGCGCGTGGGTGCGATTCGGGAGAGATCACCCGGAGGCGCGGATCGAGTGCGGGACCCCTGGGAACGCCCCGCTTCTCTGGAGCCTATTCGGCATCACGGGAAATCGGGCGACTATTCTCGCGGAATGACGGCGGTGCTATGGTTCGCCGCGCGTGGTGCTGCTGGCGGAGTCTCGCTCGACGGGAACGACGGTGACGTCCAGGGTTCCGGCGTCGATCCGGACGAGCATCATCGTGCAGACCGGCTGGCGGCGCCGGTCTGTGGGTGAGCCGGGATTGAGCAGACGCATGCCGGATGGCGCGACTGCGTCCCACGGGATGTGCGAGTGCCCGAAGACGAGCACGTCGACGCCGGGGAACGCCTCATCCATCCGCTCCTCGCGCTTGCGAGCCGCACCTGTCTCGTGGATCACCGCGAACTCTCGGCCGTCGACGGCGAAGCGCGCGATCTCGGGGAGGCGCTTGCGAAGTGCGGGGCCGTCGTTGTTGCCGTAGACCGCATGGAGCGTCTTCGATCGCGCCTCGAGCAGGTCGAGTGTGGCCAGGTCGACCCAGTCGCCGGCGTGCACGACTATGTCGGCGGCGTCGACCGCCTCGAGCACCGCGCTCGGGAGGCGTCGCGCCCGTGCGGGGATGTGGGTGTCGGCGAGCAGGAGCATCGTCGTCATGGCATCCATCATGCGGGATGCCACCGCGCCGCACTCACATATGCTGGGGGTCTTTCACGACCTCGACCACCGTCCGCAGAACCGGTGGAAATGCGTCAGATCCAGGCGCACCATTGGCATATGAGCGCATTCAACCCCGAGCGGGTCTTCAGCGGATTCAGCGTCGACGATCTCGACGCCGCCCGCACGTTCTACGGCGAGACTCTCGGCATGCAGGTCTCGAACAACCCGATGGGTTTTCTCGAGATCGGTCTGCCGCAGGGCGGCTCGCTCTTCGTGTACGACAAGCCCGACCACGTGCCGGCGACCTACACCGTCCTGAACTTCGCGGTGGCTGACGTCGAGGCCGCCGTCGACGATCTCAACGCCCGTGGCGTGGTCACGAAGATCTACACCGACCCCGACTTCGGCACCGATGAGAAGGGCATCGCGCGCATGGGCCCGGACGGGGCGTCGGGGCCCGAGATCGCGTGGTTCAAGGACCCCGCGGGAAATGTGATCTCGGTGCTTGTGGCGCCTTGACGAGGGGGCGAACTCCCCCGCGGAGAATGGGACGGGCCGCCGCTCGCCGAGCCTGTTGGTGCCGCTCGGCCCCGAGCTGCGGACGCGAGTAGACCCGAGTGAGGGCCTGACGGGATTTGAACCTGCGACCCCTTGGAGGAACCGGTCGATTTCCGGTCTCCGCCGAACGTCTCGGGAACTCGCGGATTCCCTTGTGTTTCCAGGGAACCAGGCGGTTCGCTTGGTTCGAGTGTAGCCGGTCGGTGGTGGTTCTTGGCGGCTGATTCAGATGGGTTTCTGATGGGTCTGGCTTCAGACTCGCGCCAAGAACAACTGACGGGCTCTGAGTCCGTCGTGCCTGAGTGCCGATCGGACGAGATTCCGGGAAATTCCGCGGTTCTCATGGCAACAACACCGCCGGCAGTCAACGACTGATACGGGCCATTCTGGGGGTTTCTGGTCACCAATCTGGTCAACAAGTTCTCGGCGTCGTCGAGCCGCCGAACGACGTGCCGGCTGTTGGTCACCTGATTTGCCGCTCCCCGAGGCCAAGGCGCAACTCCCCGTCGGTCCCATTAGTAGCGGCACTTGGAATAGCACTTCGATTCTCCGATCGCTCCATCAACGCCACCGCTCCCATAGTGGACGTAGGAACGTAGGCACGGACATCTCGTTCACCAGCAGCTGCCCGAATACGTAACCCCCGAGGACCCGACCGAACGGCTGGGTGAGTACCCGCTGCCGTCCATCCGCCGAAAGGCCGACCACGATTAGGCCTTCGTCGCGAGCACCTCCCTTCGAGTCTTCGCTGAAGAACTCTCGGTTGCTTGGTAGCAAACGACTTTTGGGCACACCCACGAGCTCGCCCTTCGAGCCAGGAAGACCGATCCACGTCTCCGACGAAAACACCGCGCCATTGAACTGCCATGCACCTACCGACTCGAGCACGGCTGCGATCTTCATTTCGCGTGGCTCGTCTTCGCCGAACGCAATAGGGAACAACCGTCCCCCGCCGTTGCCAAACAGCATCAGAATCGGACCCGCGTAGCCATCCGCCTTGAGAAACTGCTTGGAGAGTTCCATCCTTTCGTCAACATGCGCAATGGGGTCAGTAGTGAACCGCGGCGGCTCGCCGTAGTGTTGGCGACCGAACTCTGCGAAATCCTCAGAGTTGTCGCGCTCGAGGCCACGGAAGCCAACCGTTGCGACTTCTCCGGACTCAAGATTGAGCATCATCGTGGGCACAGGGTTCCCCGATCCGAGACAGTGAAAATCAAGATCTATTCTGCTCGTGACACACTCCCGAGCGAATGACGGGGCGAGGCATGCGTCCACGCCACTGGCCTTGTGAGCAAGCTCGACCGCCTTCCCTACTGCTCGATACATCTCACGAAGCGCAGCGACCAGCTCATAATTGGGGAGCTGGTCGTCGATCCAGCGTCGCTCGATGCGGATCCACCCCTTTCGCTTCTTGCCGTCCTGCTCCGCCAGCTTGACGAATGACGCGATGATCGTCTCCGGCGACGTAGATGGCGGCACCACGAACACGTCTTCGTATCCGCGGCGATGGGTGTCGTAAACACCCACTACCGCCTGGCTTAGCGTAGCGAGATCCTCTTCCTTGACGATCCGGTTTCTGGCAGTCACGCCCCAGCCAAGAACCGGGTTCTCGCGCGCCCTACTCTGCCAGTCACCGTACCAGGTATCGAACTCGGCCCACTTGACCTTCTGCTTCTGCAGGAGGAAGGTCACGCCGCGCGAGTTCTGGATGGCTGAATTGAGCCACCGTCGGAACTCGTTCTCGTCGAGATAGTTCTCGATGGCTCGGTGAATATCCTCATGGAGGTCCATGAGTCGCCGATGCGCACTGGCGCAAGGGCATGCCTGGGCGTCGGGTATTGCCATGAGGAAACGATAGAACCTGAGGCGAGGGAGCTGCACGATGTGTGCTCCCGAGGGTCCGGGACGGACGGCATCTCCACGCTGAACTGAGAGCCTCGGGTGAACACGCATACACAGTTGGAGTTCAAGCGCGTGAAGCAAAGACAGTTGATCGTGCCCGGATGCGCCCCAGCGACCAACAACTGCCCCGTCATCCATCAACGGCCACCGCGGCCGGCGAGTTGGTCAGGTGGCTAGAGCCTTCTCTGCCATTTCGAGTTTCAGCTCGAGGTCCGCCAGCTGCGGGTACACCCATGCGAGCGCTTCGTTTGGGCTGTGGAGGCCAAGGTTGGGCAATACGTCTCCCCGCGGGGGGTACTGCTCCGCCAGTGTGCTGAAGAGAACGTCCTTGATCTGCATCAGGACAACAGCGCCGCTATAGCCCCCCGCTGCACCCTCAGGCCGAAGTCCATACGCTTCGCGAT
It encodes:
- a CDS encoding VOC family protein, producing the protein MSAFNPERVFSGFSVDDLDAARTFYGETLGMQVSNNPMGFLEIGLPQGGSLFVYDKPDHVPATYTVLNFAVADVEAAVDDLNARGVVTKIYTDPDFGTDEKGIARMGPDGASGPEIAWFKDPAGNVISVLVAP
- a CDS encoding metallophosphoesterase family protein; its protein translation is MTTMLLLADTHIPARARRLPSAVLEAVDAADIVVHAGDWVDLATLDLLEARSKTLHAVYGNNDGPALRKRLPEIARFAVDGREFAVIHETGAARKREERMDEAFPGVDVLVFGHSHIPWDAVAPSGMRLLNPGSPTDRRRQPVCTMMLVRIDAGTLDVTVVPVERDSASSTTRGEP